A stretch of the Rosa rugosa chromosome 5, drRosRugo1.1, whole genome shotgun sequence genome encodes the following:
- the LOC133708857 gene encoding chaperone protein dnaJ 49, translating into MDGNKDEALRCVGIAEEAIAAGNKARATKFIKIAQRLNQNLQVNELLAACERLDSGSSASSTQEEGVGETSKEVGKEKLGQGLNGERIYTEEHVQLIRQVKRNKDYYAILGVEKTCSVEEIRKAYRKLSLKVHPDKNKAPGSEEAFKIVSKAFKCLSDVNSRRQYDETGLVEEFEYNQQHDVRRRRRRRTGNDMFDDDFDPDEIFRAFFGQSDMFRTGQVYRTRGTGGLHREEVQHGGLNIMLLIQILPFLVILLLAYLPFTEPEYALHKNFNYQIPKTTERHGVEFFVKSPIFDESYPLGSSARAKIEDSVIKDYKNVLVHYCRVELQRRHWNKKMSTPHCDKLNALEVA; encoded by the coding sequence ATGGATGGTAACAAAGATGAAGCTTTGAGATGTGTTGGAATTGCGGAGGAGGCAATTGCAGCCGGTAACAAAGCGCGTGCTACCAAGTTTATCAAAATAGCCCAACGCCTTAATCAGAATTTGCAAGTTAATGAGCTCTTGGCTGCCTGCGAGAGGCTCGATTCGGGGTCTTCGGCATCTTCCACTCAGGAAGAGGGTGTTGGTGAGACTAGTAAGGAGGTTGGGAAGGAGAAATTGGGGCAGGGGTTGAATGGGGAGAGGATTTATACTGAAGAGCATGTTCAGTTGATTAGGCAGGTGAAGAGGAATAAAGATTATTATGCTATTCTCGGTGTGGAGAAGACTTGCTCGGTTGAGGAGATTAGGAAGGCTTATAGGAAGTTGTCGTTGAAAGTTCATCCTGACAAGAACAAGGCTCCTGGTTCGGAAGAGGCATTTAAGATTGTGAGCAAGGCTTTTAAGTGTTTGAGTGATGTGAATTCGAGGAGGCAGTATGATGAGACTGGATTGGTTGAGGAGTTTGAGTACAACCAGCAGCACGATGTGAGGAGGAGGCGGAGGAGGAGAACTGGGAATGACAtgtttgatgatgattttgaccCCGATGAGATATTCAGGGCATTCTTTGGTCAGTCAGACATGTTTAGGACAGGTCAAGTTTACAGGACTAGAGGAACTGGTGGCCTTCATAGGGAGGAGGTTCAGCATGGGGGACTCAACATTATGCTTCTTATTCAAATATTACCTTTCTTGGTAATTTTATTGCTTGCATATCTGCCCTTCACAGAGCCCGAATATGCTTTGCATAAGAATTTCAACTACCAGATTCCCAAGACAACTGAGAGACATGGAGTGGAGTTTTTTGTTAAATCACCAATATTTGATGAGAGTTATCCTCTTGGAAGTTCCGCTCGAGCTAAAATTGAGGACAGCGTCATCAAGGATTACAAAAATGTGCTTGTACACTACTGTCGTGTTGAGCTTCAGAGGCGTCACTGGAATAAGAAAATGTCTACTCCTCACTGCGATAAGTTAAACGCCCTTGAAGTAGCTTGA